The Nitrospira sp. KM1 genome includes a window with the following:
- a CDS encoding LuxR family transcriptional regulator: MSEPLGQEYLVSDSALSGEFPFIQRGGNWTSHPNAHSIARHRPWSNSIGPIEERRPFPADLFSGLSKRETQNIAEVLHHALDASTGDDVYHLLQLIQQAVDCPRVIGGVAQLTAKGHFKEFNSVLNVSYSNDWLYSYGKNGYAAVDPVLQSFLTSCETQVWTQTYSGKSSARQMEFIEEARSYGLTHGLTTGMRERTGRYATFFSFAGGDAASTIRYKSLLEYLIPYLHRIMIANINTPVSNRVKGLSPREMTVLMWMKQGKTNWEISRIIGVSERTVRFHVESIFMKLDVNSRTQAVAFAIENGLLADE, translated from the coding sequence ATGAGTGAGCCCCTCGGACAGGAATATCTGGTTTCTGATAGTGCGCTTTCCGGAGAGTTTCCTTTCATCCAGAGGGGAGGAAACTGGACATCACACCCGAACGCGCACAGTATCGCCAGACATAGGCCCTGGTCGAATTCGATCGGTCCCATCGAGGAACGTCGTCCGTTTCCTGCCGACCTGTTCTCCGGCCTGTCCAAGCGTGAAACGCAAAACATCGCTGAAGTTCTTCATCACGCGTTGGATGCCTCTACGGGTGACGACGTCTATCATCTTTTGCAACTCATTCAACAGGCCGTCGACTGTCCCCGCGTCATCGGCGGAGTCGCACAACTGACGGCAAAAGGACACTTCAAGGAATTCAACAGTGTCTTGAACGTCAGCTATTCGAACGACTGGTTGTACAGCTACGGCAAGAACGGATATGCCGCGGTTGATCCCGTGCTCCAGTCTTTTTTAACCTCGTGTGAAACCCAAGTGTGGACTCAGACCTATTCGGGAAAGAGTTCTGCAAGACAGATGGAATTCATCGAGGAAGCCCGGTCCTATGGGTTGACGCACGGACTGACCACCGGCATGCGGGAACGTACCGGCAGATATGCGACGTTCTTCTCATTTGCCGGGGGGGACGCGGCAAGTACGATCCGGTACAAGAGCCTGTTGGAATATCTCATCCCCTATCTTCACAGGATTATGATCGCGAACATCAATACTCCCGTTTCGAACAGGGTCAAAGGTCTTTCCCCGCGGGAAATGACGGTGCTGATGTGGATGAAACAGGGAAAAACAAATTGGGAAATTTCCCGTATCATCGGCGTTAGCGAGCGGACGGTCCGTTTTCATGTGGAGAGCATCTTCATGAAATTGGACGTCAATTCGAGGACTCAGGCTGTCGCGTTTGCCATCGAAAACGGCTTGTTAGCGGACGAATAG